The following are from one region of the Primulina eburnea isolate SZY01 chromosome 17, ASM2296580v1, whole genome shotgun sequence genome:
- the LOC140817704 gene encoding homeobox protein knotted-1-like LET12 isoform X1, which translates to MAFQDHHHHLSPQEMPLDYSDHHHSVSVFRSILPDHHSPEEKPPPSANTWLHHPHQWLTNQSQRSRLDKSDHQHRLESGEGDNSNSNGNSNGSSASWEREKCKADILGHPLYEQLLSAHVACLRIATPVDQLPRIDAQLAQSQQVVAKYSVLGQGQRPLDDKELDHFMTHYVLLLSSFKEQLQQHVRVHAMEAVMACWELEQSLQSLTGVAPGEGTGATMSDDDEDQVDNEINLFDESLDGSDSMGFGPLVPTESERSLMERVRLELKHDLKQGYKDKIVDIREEILRKRRAGKLPGGTTSVLKAWWQSHSKWPYPTEEDKARLVQETGLQPKQINNWFINQRKRNWHSNSSSSSSQKSKRKSGAGDK; encoded by the exons ATGGCGTTCCaggaccaccaccaccacctctcCCCCCAAGAAATGCCCCTCGACTACTCCGATCACCACCACTCCGTCTCCGTATTCCGCTCAATCCTCCCCGACCACCACTCTCCGGAAGAGAAGCCTCCCCCCTCCGCAAACACCTGGCTCCACCACCCTCACCAGTGGCTCACAAACCAGAGTCAACGCAGCCGGCTAGACAAAAGCGATCACCAACACCGCCTGGAAAGCGGGGAGGGAGACAACAGTAACAGCAATGGCAACAGCAACGGGAGCAGCGCGAGTTGGGAGAGGGAGAAGTGCAAGGCGGACATCCTCGGCCACCCGCTTTACGAGCAGCTGCTGTCGGCCCACGTGGCGTGCCTGCGTATAGCTACGCCGGTGGACCAGCTGCCTAGGATCGACGCTCAGCTTGCTCAATCGCAGCAAGTGGTGGCTAAGTATTCTGTTCTGGGACAAGGTCAACGGCCACTCGATGATAAAGAACTCGACCACTTTATG ACCCACTATGTTTTATTGCTCTCTTCCTTTAAAGAACAACTTCAACAACATGTCCGTGTTCATGCAATGGAAGCAGTCATGGCTTGTTGGGAGCTTGAGCAATCATTGCAAAGCTTGACAG GAGTGGCACCAGGTGAAGGTACAGGAGCAACCATGTCCGATGATGATGAAGACCAGGTCGATAACGAAATTAACTTATTTGATGAGAGTCTAGATGGATCGGACAGCATGGGCTTTGGTCCATTAGTACCCACCGAAAGTGAGAGATCCTTGATGGAAAGGGTCAGATTAGAATTGAAACATGACCTTAAACAG GGTTACAAGGATAAGATTGTGGACATTAGAGAAGAAATATTACGAAAAAGACGAGCAGGAAAACTGCCTGGCGGTACTACTTCGGTCTTGAAAGCTTGGTGGCAGTCACATTCTAAGTGGCCTTATCCAACG GAGGAAGACAAGGCGCGACTGGTTCAAGAAACCGGCTTGCAACCGAAGCAGATAAATAATTGGTTCATCAACCAAAGGAAGAGGAATTGGCACAGCAATTCTTCATCTTCAAGTTCCCAGAAAAGCAAGCGCAAGAG TGGTGCAGGTGATAAATGA
- the LOC140817704 gene encoding homeobox protein knotted-1-like LET12 isoform X2 — MAFQDHHHHLSPQEMPLDYSDHHHSVSVFRSILPDHHSPEEKPPPSANTWLHHPHQWLTNQSQRSRLDKSDHQHRLESGEGDNSNSNGNSNGSSASWEREKCKADILGHPLYEQLLSAHVACLRIATPVDQLPRIDAQLAQSQQVVAKYSVLGQGQRPLDDKELDHFMTHYVLLLSSFKEQLQQHVRVHAMEAVMACWELEQSLQSLTGVAPGEGTGATMSDDDEDQVDNEINLFDESLDGSDSMGFGPLVPTESERSLMERVRLELKHDLKQGYKDKIVDIREEILRKRRAGKLPGGTTSVLKAWWQSHSKWPYPTEEDKARLVQETGLQPKQINNWFINQRKRNWHSNSSSSSSQKSKRKR; from the exons ATGGCGTTCCaggaccaccaccaccacctctcCCCCCAAGAAATGCCCCTCGACTACTCCGATCACCACCACTCCGTCTCCGTATTCCGCTCAATCCTCCCCGACCACCACTCTCCGGAAGAGAAGCCTCCCCCCTCCGCAAACACCTGGCTCCACCACCCTCACCAGTGGCTCACAAACCAGAGTCAACGCAGCCGGCTAGACAAAAGCGATCACCAACACCGCCTGGAAAGCGGGGAGGGAGACAACAGTAACAGCAATGGCAACAGCAACGGGAGCAGCGCGAGTTGGGAGAGGGAGAAGTGCAAGGCGGACATCCTCGGCCACCCGCTTTACGAGCAGCTGCTGTCGGCCCACGTGGCGTGCCTGCGTATAGCTACGCCGGTGGACCAGCTGCCTAGGATCGACGCTCAGCTTGCTCAATCGCAGCAAGTGGTGGCTAAGTATTCTGTTCTGGGACAAGGTCAACGGCCACTCGATGATAAAGAACTCGACCACTTTATG ACCCACTATGTTTTATTGCTCTCTTCCTTTAAAGAACAACTTCAACAACATGTCCGTGTTCATGCAATGGAAGCAGTCATGGCTTGTTGGGAGCTTGAGCAATCATTGCAAAGCTTGACAG GAGTGGCACCAGGTGAAGGTACAGGAGCAACCATGTCCGATGATGATGAAGACCAGGTCGATAACGAAATTAACTTATTTGATGAGAGTCTAGATGGATCGGACAGCATGGGCTTTGGTCCATTAGTACCCACCGAAAGTGAGAGATCCTTGATGGAAAGGGTCAGATTAGAATTGAAACATGACCTTAAACAG GGTTACAAGGATAAGATTGTGGACATTAGAGAAGAAATATTACGAAAAAGACGAGCAGGAAAACTGCCTGGCGGTACTACTTCGGTCTTGAAAGCTTGGTGGCAGTCACATTCTAAGTGGCCTTATCCAACG GAGGAAGACAAGGCGCGACTGGTTCAAGAAACCGGCTTGCAACCGAAGCAGATAAATAATTGGTTCATCAACCAAAGGAAGAGGAATTGGCACAGCAATTCTTCATCTTCAAGTTCCCAGAAAAGCAAGCGCAAGAG GTGA